In Nitrospirota bacterium, a single window of DNA contains:
- a CDS encoding MraY family glycosyltransferase — protein sequence MGTAIFFSFMGSLIICMALIPALTSSAWRFQFVDVPRERHAHDAPIAKVGGIAFAIATFAAVLLWSPKEQLILISLLGGAVILLFGMWDDRNGLNHRMKFSGQILAAAIVVWFAGVRLTTVPFMDETLLPLWLAVPLTVLVIVGVTNAVNLADGLDGLAGGLSLLSFAGIAYLAYQANEPLLVLLMVSVLGGLLGFLRFNTYPAKIFMGDAGSQFLGHYLAVAAILLTDSGRTLYSPLLALFIWGVPLLDTIGVMGQRLLEGRSPFVGDRNHIHHKLLARGLTHGQAVTVIYLAHGAMVSCAYLLRWQSDAVLLGIYLLWAAAILSMFVRSPQQTALAILSTATNGSVQATDHRLQVRIGEWALAALQVAVPLYLIASVAMPREIPWDAGMIAAGLLIALLGSLAAGRGTPWAVRMGLYVGSTCLMYYSEISPRLSGPEMMTPVNIGFVILAGLVVLTIRFAGEDRFQTTPLDYLIVLLAVVMPFLPDMTAGDVPVSLLAAKLIVLFFSFELLLHIYASAATRLGWVSAWMLGGLVLRAWWW from the coding sequence ATGGGCACGGCGATATTTTTCAGCTTCATGGGATCGTTGATCATCTGTATGGCATTGATCCCGGCGTTGACGTCATCTGCCTGGCGGTTCCAGTTTGTCGACGTTCCACGCGAACGCCATGCCCATGATGCGCCGATTGCCAAAGTCGGGGGAATCGCGTTTGCGATCGCGACTTTTGCGGCTGTACTACTCTGGTCGCCCAAGGAACAGTTGATTTTGATCAGTCTGCTTGGCGGTGCGGTCATCCTTCTCTTCGGCATGTGGGATGATCGGAACGGCCTCAACCATCGCATGAAGTTTAGCGGGCAAATACTGGCTGCCGCTATTGTTGTCTGGTTTGCCGGTGTTCGTCTGACGACCGTACCCTTCATGGATGAGACCCTGCTTCCCCTCTGGTTGGCCGTTCCACTCACCGTTCTGGTGATCGTGGGGGTGACGAATGCCGTCAACCTGGCGGACGGACTCGATGGTTTGGCCGGCGGGTTGTCTCTGCTCAGCTTTGCGGGCATTGCTTATCTCGCGTACCAGGCGAACGAGCCGCTGCTGGTGCTGTTGATGGTATCGGTCCTGGGAGGGCTGTTGGGATTTCTCCGCTTCAATACCTACCCGGCCAAGATCTTCATGGGCGATGCCGGGAGCCAGTTTCTGGGCCACTATCTGGCCGTGGCCGCTATTTTGTTGACCGATTCCGGCAGAACGCTCTACAGCCCCTTGCTGGCGCTGTTTATTTGGGGGGTGCCCCTGCTGGATACGATTGGAGTGATGGGGCAGCGCCTATTGGAAGGCCGGTCCCCGTTTGTCGGCGATCGCAACCACATCCACCACAAGTTGTTGGCCAGAGGGCTGACCCATGGACAAGCCGTTACGGTGATCTACCTTGCTCATGGCGCGATGGTGAGTTGCGCCTATTTGTTACGGTGGCAGTCGGATGCCGTCCTATTGGGTATCTACCTCTTATGGGCCGCGGCGATTCTCTCCATGTTCGTTCGATCGCCCCAGCAGACGGCGTTAGCGATCCTGTCCACAGCAACGAACGGCTCCGTCCAAGCGACGGACCATCGATTGCAGGTACGAATCGGAGAATGGGCACTTGCGGCGCTTCAAGTGGCGGTGCCTCTCTATCTCATCGCATCGGTGGCGATGCCGAGGGAAATTCCTTGGGATGCCGGGATGATCGCTGCGGGATTGCTGATAGCCCTGTTGGGTTCACTGGCGGCAGGTCGCGGAACGCCATGGGCCGTACGGATGGGTCTGTATGTCGGGAGTACCTGCCTGATGTACTACAGCGAAATCTCCCCGCGCCTTTCCGGACCAGAAATGATGACGCCCGTCAATATCGGGTTCGTGATCTTAGCGGGACTCGTCGTGTTGACCATCCGGTTTGCCGGGGAGGACCGGTTTCAAACGACACCGTTGGACTACTTGATTGTCTTATTGGCGGTCGTCATGCCGTTCTTGCCGGACATGACCGCGGGCGACGTGCCGGTCAGTCTTCTCGCGGCAAAACTGATTGTGTTGTTCTTTTCATTCGAGCTGCTGCTCCATATCTATGCTTCTGCGGCCACCCGCTTGGGCTGGGTTTCTGCTTGGATGTTGGGCGGGTTGGTGTTACGGGCCTGGTGGTGGTGA
- a CDS encoding Wzz/FepE/Etk N-terminal domain-containing protein, whose amino-acid sequence MVGVPMSSGRAPQATRTMDAPAKDLYDYLALLRRRKTLILMVAASLLAASAALAFLLPAVYRSTATILIEEQEIPPDLVRSAIATYADQRIETIKQQVLSRSTLWHIVEQYGLYKDLRKRNPTEEVLARFVKDIQIDVMNVKVIDKRTQNPTQATIAFTLSYDGESPELAQKVANELTSLFLGENLKTRERHAQETTAFLKREAESLSHHIQDLEGKLAGVKQRAAGALPELVQLNMQLMSSTQREVIDSDREIRSLKERKTYLEGELATLKPHTPLINASGDRMLDTSERLKALRAQYASASAYLEPEHPDLIKMKQELSSLEKEPGATDGREELSKRLTAEQASLAALRERMEASHPDVVKAQNVVASLERELQAAVARPPKPLTVKPENPAYINIQSQLASTTASLQSLEKARVDLKQRMAEYAKRVETTPTIEPEYLDLLRDRENSVRKYQEITSRLMEAQVSGELEVQRKGERFSLINPPELPEKPDRPNRMAILLLGAFLAVAGGVGTGVVADNVDRTIHTSDQLGRAMGMLPLGVIPYLPSEDEVAQLGRRRAVVGLAGLGVLVVGAVVLHLTWMPLDVLWYTIMRKLG is encoded by the coding sequence ATGGTCGGTGTCCCGATGAGCAGCGGCCGTGCGCCTCAGGCGACAAGAACGATGGACGCTCCGGCAAAAGATCTCTATGACTATCTGGCATTGCTGCGCCGGCGCAAGACCTTGATTCTCATGGTCGCCGCGTCGCTCTTGGCGGCCAGCGCCGCGCTGGCGTTTCTGCTGCCGGCGGTATATCGGTCGACTGCGACGATTCTCATCGAAGAGCAGGAAATTCCACCCGATCTCGTCCGATCGGCCATTGCAACCTACGCCGATCAGCGTATCGAGACGATCAAGCAGCAAGTCTTGAGCCGTTCGACCTTGTGGCACATCGTCGAGCAATATGGCCTCTACAAGGATCTTCGGAAGCGGAACCCGACGGAAGAAGTTCTCGCTCGTTTCGTCAAGGACATCCAGATCGACGTGATGAACGTGAAGGTCATCGATAAGCGCACACAGAATCCCACCCAGGCGACGATTGCCTTTACACTGTCGTACGATGGCGAGAGCCCTGAACTGGCACAGAAGGTAGCGAATGAGCTGACCAGCTTATTCCTGGGTGAAAATCTCAAGACCCGCGAACGGCATGCGCAGGAAACCACCGCGTTCTTGAAGCGCGAGGCCGAGAGTCTTTCGCATCATATCCAGGATCTGGAAGGCAAGCTGGCGGGGGTGAAACAGCGAGCCGCCGGTGCGCTTCCCGAACTGGTGCAACTGAATATGCAGCTCATGAGTTCGACTCAACGGGAAGTCATCGATAGCGACCGCGAGATCAGAAGCTTGAAAGAACGAAAGACCTACCTGGAAGGAGAGCTGGCCACGCTGAAGCCGCATACCCCTCTCATCAATGCGAGCGGCGACCGGATGCTGGATACGAGCGAGCGCTTGAAGGCGCTGCGCGCCCAATATGCCAGCGCATCGGCCTACCTCGAACCAGAGCATCCCGATCTCATCAAGATGAAACAGGAGCTGTCGTCGCTTGAGAAGGAACCAGGCGCGACGGATGGGCGTGAGGAACTATCGAAGCGTCTGACAGCGGAGCAGGCGTCGCTCGCGGCATTGCGTGAACGGATGGAGGCCTCGCATCCCGATGTGGTGAAAGCTCAGAATGTCGTCGCCTCGCTCGAACGAGAACTGCAGGCCGCAGTAGCCAGGCCGCCAAAACCGCTCACCGTGAAGCCAGAGAATCCTGCCTATATCAACATTCAGTCGCAGTTGGCATCGACGACGGCGTCACTGCAATCTCTGGAAAAGGCACGGGTAGATCTGAAACAGCGAATGGCCGAATACGCCAAGCGAGTGGAGACGACACCGACGATCGAGCCCGAGTATCTTGACCTACTGCGGGATCGTGAAAATTCTGTGCGCAAATACCAGGAGATTACCTCTCGCTTAATGGAAGCTCAGGTCTCCGGTGAATTGGAAGTGCAACGAAAAGGGGAGCGGTTCTCGCTGATCAATCCGCCGGAGTTGCCGGAGAAGCCCGACCGCCCCAACCGGATGGCGATTCTGCTGCTGGGTGCGTTTCTCGCCGTCGCCGGAGGAGTAGGAACCGGCGTCGTTGCGGACAATGTGGATCGCACGATCCATACGTCCGACCAGCTTGGTCGCGCCATGGGGATGCTCCCGTTAGGTGTGATTCCCTATCTGCCGTCTGAAGACGAAGTGGCGCAGCTTGGACGCCGCCGAGCGGTTGTCGGTCTTGCCGGACTCGGCGTGCTGGTGGTTGGCGCAGTCGTCCTCCACCTGACATGGATGCCTCTGGATGTGTTGTGGTACACGATCATGAGAAAACTTGGCTGA
- a CDS encoding polysaccharide biosynthesis/export family protein produces the protein MRKFLQGGLVRRFVCAATVAGGLCLFGINLSQAAEAAVAEPSYLLGPEDVLKVAVWKDEHLTQETVVRPDGMITFPLIGDVSATGRTAEDVRVEIAKRLSKFLPNPNVTVTVLKVLSNRIYVLGRVNKPGEYLVGHYTDVLQALSMAGGLTPYAAENDIKIMRRGGANQQVFHFRYGDMQKEKDLKQNILLERGDVVMVP, from the coding sequence ATGAGGAAATTTCTGCAGGGAGGATTGGTTCGCCGCTTCGTGTGTGCGGCAACGGTTGCAGGGGGACTCTGTCTGTTCGGGATCAACCTGAGTCAGGCGGCAGAGGCGGCGGTCGCCGAACCCAGCTACCTGCTCGGCCCTGAAGATGTGCTGAAGGTGGCGGTGTGGAAAGATGAGCATCTCACGCAGGAAACGGTGGTGCGCCCCGACGGGATGATCACATTCCCGCTGATTGGAGATGTGTCCGCGACGGGTCGTACGGCAGAGGACGTTCGCGTCGAAATAGCGAAACGGCTGAGCAAGTTTCTCCCGAATCCCAATGTGACGGTTACCGTGCTGAAAGTTCTGAGCAACCGCATCTATGTGCTCGGCCGCGTGAATAAGCCGGGTGAGTATCTCGTCGGCCACTACACCGATGTGCTGCAAGCCTTGAGCATGGCGGGGGGATTGACGCCCTATGCGGCGGAGAACGACATCAAGATCATGCGCCGTGGCGGAGCCAATCAGCAGGTCTTCCATTTCCGGTATGGAGATATGCAGAAGGAAAAGGACCTGAAACAGAACATTTTGTTGGAGCGTGGCGACGTGGTGATGGTGCCGTGA
- a CDS encoding tetratricopeptide repeat protein produces MKQGIALVLAVLMMSGSLGCGGPEERKAKYRLHAQEYFQQGNFPKARVAIRNVLKIDPKDVEAYFLYAQVEEKERNWRNAVAGYQQVVELSPDHDRAQMKLAKYYLEARALEQVTKITDRILSKTPGHVPAQALQIAVTAVSGKLSEALSQAERLIATAPAETDAVLLMASLYAANQRGEAALPLLRQALEAQPQNLEFLDTLATILIKQGQMEEAGSTLQRIIALEPTIMNHRLRHVAFYDQQQQYDKAEAVLKEAIRLDPDNETQRLTLVEYVAKRRGLEQAESALLDARKDLPRSGKLWFALGGLYESTQRVDKARETYRAIQDEFHGKPEGWEAKVKLAGLDWAAGKTDDAERQLQDVLKENARSVDALLLRGKIALQRGNGKDATQDFRSVLKDQPESADGHLLLARAYLMTGETTLARESLAVALSVKPTLMEAQLMLAGLDASVGHTKEARERLEPLIARDPGNVTLLGMMFQLQTQEKDWGQSQETLTKLRTAGADQTVADLAEGHVAMAQQQWDKADAAYSRAAEQRPLAPEPLLALVQLGIKRGQVAQVQSRLETLLAAHPDHPFADGFLGELLLTKGDTAAAIAHFESAARLNPKWSTPWVHLARHHYAGKHLTEGDEALRKGLQGSPDNEQMRLLLAVSLDAQRRFDEAIVHYETVLKTNPKSMLAANNLAATLVDHKSDPKSLERALTLSRAFESQTPNPYLLDTLGWAHYKLNHGGDAVRLLKQATALAPDHPVLNYHLGAALSKSGQPGDALVYLRKAVAAGTPFEGLDAAKALLAEVAG; encoded by the coding sequence ATGAAACAGGGTATCGCTCTCGTGCTGGCAGTTCTGATGATGAGCGGGTCTCTCGGCTGCGGAGGCCCCGAGGAGCGCAAGGCCAAGTATCGCCTCCACGCGCAGGAATACTTTCAGCAGGGCAATTTCCCCAAGGCCCGCGTGGCGATCCGGAATGTCCTGAAGATCGATCCCAAAGACGTCGAAGCCTATTTCCTGTATGCGCAAGTCGAGGAGAAAGAGCGGAACTGGCGCAATGCCGTTGCGGGGTATCAGCAGGTGGTGGAATTGAGCCCTGATCACGACCGCGCGCAGATGAAGCTGGCCAAGTACTATCTGGAAGCGCGCGCGCTGGAGCAGGTGACGAAGATCACGGATCGGATTCTGTCGAAGACCCCGGGACATGTCCCTGCGCAGGCATTACAGATTGCCGTGACGGCCGTGTCCGGGAAGTTGAGCGAGGCTCTCAGCCAAGCTGAACGCTTGATCGCCACTGCCCCTGCTGAGACCGATGCGGTCTTGCTCATGGCGTCGTTGTACGCGGCCAATCAGCGCGGAGAGGCAGCGCTCCCGCTGCTCCGGCAAGCGCTGGAAGCCCAGCCGCAGAACCTTGAATTCCTCGACACTCTGGCCACGATCTTGATCAAGCAGGGACAGATGGAAGAAGCAGGATCGACGCTGCAACGGATCATTGCGCTGGAGCCGACGATTATGAATCACCGGCTGCGTCATGTGGCCTTCTACGATCAGCAGCAGCAATACGATAAGGCTGAAGCGGTGCTCAAGGAGGCGATCCGGCTCGATCCCGACAACGAGACGCAACGGCTGACATTGGTCGAGTATGTGGCGAAGCGGCGCGGACTGGAGCAGGCCGAATCAGCCCTGCTGGATGCGCGCAAAGACCTGCCGCGTTCGGGCAAGCTATGGTTCGCGCTTGGGGGTTTGTACGAATCGACGCAGCGGGTAGACAAGGCTCGCGAGACCTATCGTGCCATCCAGGATGAATTTCATGGGAAGCCTGAGGGGTGGGAAGCCAAAGTGAAGCTCGCAGGTCTCGATTGGGCGGCAGGCAAAACCGATGACGCGGAACGCCAGCTTCAAGACGTGCTGAAGGAAAACGCTCGATCGGTCGACGCGTTGTTGTTGCGGGGAAAGATCGCCTTGCAGCGTGGGAACGGAAAAGACGCCACGCAGGATTTCCGGTCCGTGCTCAAGGACCAGCCTGAATCGGCTGACGGACATCTGTTGCTCGCACGAGCCTATTTGATGACGGGTGAGACGACGCTCGCCCGCGAGAGTTTGGCTGTCGCGCTCAGCGTGAAGCCGACGTTGATGGAAGCCCAGCTGATGCTGGCGGGACTGGATGCGTCCGTTGGCCATACCAAAGAAGCACGAGAACGCTTGGAACCGCTCATCGCTCGCGATCCCGGTAACGTGACCCTGTTGGGCATGATGTTTCAGTTGCAGACACAGGAGAAGGATTGGGGACAGAGCCAAGAGACGTTGACGAAGCTGCGGACTGCCGGCGCGGACCAGACGGTCGCGGATTTGGCGGAAGGGCATGTCGCCATGGCCCAACAGCAATGGGACAAAGCGGACGCCGCCTATTCCCGAGCCGCCGAACAACGGCCACTGGCGCCGGAACCGCTCCTGGCCCTGGTGCAGCTTGGGATCAAGCGTGGGCAGGTTGCTCAAGTGCAATCTCGGCTTGAAACATTGTTAGCGGCCCATCCCGATCATCCTTTTGCGGATGGATTTCTGGGCGAGCTGTTGCTGACGAAAGGCGATACCGCGGCGGCCATCGCGCATTTTGAATCCGCGGCGCGTCTGAATCCAAAGTGGAGCACTCCCTGGGTCCACCTGGCCCGCCATCACTACGCGGGAAAACATCTGACGGAGGGGGACGAGGCCCTGCGCAAAGGGCTTCAAGGGAGTCCGGACAATGAACAGATGCGCTTGCTGCTGGCGGTGAGTCTCGATGCGCAGCGACGGTTCGACGAGGCCATTGTCCATTACGAAACGGTGCTAAAAACGAATCCGAAGTCGATGCTGGCCGCAAACAATCTCGCGGCGACATTGGTCGATCACAAAAGCGATCCAAAGAGTCTTGAGCGGGCTCTGACGCTGAGTCGGGCCTTTGAGTCGCAGACGCCGAATCCCTATCTGCTCGATACCTTGGGGTGGGCCCACTATAAGTTGAACCACGGGGGGGATGCCGTGCGTTTACTGAAGCAAGCCACGGCCTTGGCGCCGGACCATCCGGTGCTGAACTATCATCTTGGTGCGGCGCTGTCGAAGTCCGGACAGCCTGGCGACGCGCTGGTGTATTTAAGGAAGGCCGTAGCGGCAGGCACGCCGTTTGAGGGATTGGATGCTGCGAAGGCGCTGCTGGCGGAGGTGGCGGGATGA
- a CDS encoding glycosyltransferase family 4 protein, which produces MAKTIFINRYFYPDHSATSQLLSDLAFDLASRGQDIHVITGGQLYTDPRASLLSEEVICGVHVHRVRTSRFGRARMWGRMLDYLTFYAGATWRLLRSIRRGDVVVAKTDPPMMSVCAAWAAKIRQGVLVNWVQDLFPEVATSLDVSGVRFVAPMLKRLRNGSLLQARSNVVLGGRMAQRLRDEGVPSDRITVIENWADGDVIQPVSKEDNPLVREWQLDGKFVLGYSGNMGHVHEFKTMIDAAERLKEERGIAFVFIGAGIARPWLEAEVAARGLTNVQFRPYQPADRLRWSLSVPDVHVISLRPTLEGMIVPSKFYGIAAAGRPVIHVGDPDGEIARILEREQCGWSFCIGEVGPMVECIRELSDNRHKATEAGQRARQAFDRQYARVHALQTWRTLLESVSAPVSRLQAQAEPALLVAAGKE; this is translated from the coding sequence ATGGCTAAAACAATCTTCATCAACCGGTACTTTTATCCCGACCACTCCGCGACCAGTCAGCTCCTCAGCGATCTCGCCTTTGACCTCGCCTCTCGCGGCCAGGACATTCATGTGATTACCGGTGGTCAACTCTATACCGATCCCCGGGCGTCGCTTCTCTCCGAGGAAGTGATTTGCGGTGTACATGTGCATCGTGTGCGCACCTCACGGTTCGGCCGCGCGCGAATGTGGGGGCGGATGCTCGACTATCTGACGTTTTATGCCGGCGCGACGTGGCGATTGCTTCGCTCGATCAGACGGGGCGATGTGGTGGTGGCCAAAACCGATCCTCCGATGATGTCGGTCTGCGCCGCCTGGGCGGCCAAGATCAGACAAGGTGTGCTGGTCAATTGGGTTCAGGACCTGTTTCCTGAAGTGGCCACTTCTCTGGATGTCTCTGGTGTGCGTTTTGTCGCACCGATGCTGAAACGGTTGCGCAACGGGTCGCTATTGCAGGCTCGATCGAACGTCGTGCTCGGCGGACGCATGGCCCAGCGCCTCCGTGACGAGGGGGTTCCGTCCGATCGGATTACGGTGATCGAGAACTGGGCCGACGGAGACGTCATTCAACCGGTCTCCAAGGAAGACAATCCGCTTGTGCGCGAGTGGCAACTGGACGGCAAGTTCGTTCTGGGCTATTCAGGCAATATGGGGCATGTCCACGAGTTCAAGACCATGATCGATGCGGCGGAGCGATTGAAAGAGGAGCGCGGCATCGCCTTCGTATTTATCGGCGCCGGCATTGCGCGGCCATGGCTCGAAGCGGAAGTCGCGGCGCGGGGCTTGACGAACGTGCAGTTCCGCCCCTACCAGCCGGCCGATCGTTTGCGTTGGAGCCTGAGCGTGCCGGACGTGCATGTCATTTCGTTGAGGCCGACGCTGGAAGGGATGATTGTGCCGAGCAAGTTTTATGGCATTGCCGCTGCGGGACGGCCGGTCATTCATGTCGGCGATCCTGATGGAGAGATTGCCCGTATCCTGGAGCGCGAACAATGCGGGTGGAGTTTCTGTATCGGTGAGGTCGGTCCCATGGTGGAATGCATTCGAGAGTTGTCTGATAACCGTCACAAGGCGACCGAAGCCGGGCAGCGGGCGCGACAGGCATTCGATCGGCAGTATGCCCGTGTGCATGCCCTGCAGACCTGGCGGACGCTGCTTGAATCTGTGTCCGCTCCCGTTTCCCGTCTCCAGGCGCAAGCCGAACCGGCATTGCTGGTTGCGGCTGGAAAAGAATAA
- a CDS encoding CpsD/CapB family tyrosine-protein kinase has protein sequence MDYLQQGLERFKQEHGSEVPPQRRQAGASRPVPPPIVYTSTKTVELTDETMRTQRLISGFEGGAFVDAFKMLRTQVVKQCRQNGWNVLGVTSPTPHEGKTLTAVNLSLALAMDLAHTVLLVDADMHRPAVHEAFGMDSCPGLTEHLFDEVPLEQLLIHPGIGRFVFLPGGRVIANSAEALASPKMAVLVEELKHRYPARLLVFDLPPLLSRADVLGFVPHIDALLLVVEEGRTASTDVKRAMGLLKGSVPVLGGILNKSGRGALTKRRANDLLMTSSR, from the coding sequence ATGGACTATTTGCAACAGGGGCTAGAACGGTTCAAGCAAGAGCATGGATCGGAGGTACCGCCTCAGAGGCGGCAAGCCGGCGCGTCCCGACCGGTGCCCCCGCCCATCGTCTATACCTCGACGAAAACCGTTGAACTCACCGATGAGACGATGCGGACCCAACGGCTGATTTCCGGGTTCGAAGGAGGCGCCTTTGTCGACGCCTTTAAAATGCTGCGAACACAGGTCGTGAAACAATGCCGTCAGAACGGGTGGAATGTATTGGGCGTGACGAGTCCGACTCCACACGAAGGAAAAACGCTCACGGCGGTGAATTTGTCACTGGCGCTGGCGATGGATTTGGCTCACACGGTTCTGCTCGTCGATGCCGACATGCATCGGCCGGCCGTTCACGAGGCCTTCGGTATGGATAGCTGTCCCGGCTTGACCGAGCATCTCTTTGACGAGGTGCCGCTCGAACAGCTGTTGATTCACCCCGGGATCGGCCGGTTCGTGTTTCTTCCAGGCGGACGCGTGATCGCGAATTCCGCAGAGGCTCTCGCCTCGCCCAAGATGGCGGTGTTGGTGGAGGAACTGAAGCACCGGTATCCCGCAAGGCTTCTGGTATTCGACTTGCCGCCGCTGTTATCGCGCGCCGATGTCCTGGGGTTCGTTCCACACATCGATGCGCTGCTCCTGGTCGTCGAAGAAGGCCGGACGGCCTCGACGGATGTGAAGCGGGCCATGGGGCTGCTCAAGGGAAGCGTGCCGGTCCTTGGCGGCATCTTGAATAAATCCGGCCGAGGGGCACTCACGAAGCGTCGGGCGAACGACCTTCTCATGACAAGTTCGAGGTAA
- the xrtD gene encoding VPLPA-CTERM-specific exosortase XrtD, with the protein MSQTRLLVGMSAWVFWGVLAVVLAVLGYLYADSLRVLAQSWLEDDNYSHGPFIPLISLYLIWLRWNQLRAVVRQGAWWGLPIAAVGLVVYVVGEFAAMHAVVQLSLWVVSVGLLTCVIGLSGIRLLAFPLLYLLAAIPMPEFLQGELSNRLQLWSSALGIGCLQFIGVMAYREGNVIDLGPIQLQVVEACSGLRYLFPLTALTLLVAYLYRESLWKRVLLVLSSIPISILLNGFRIGTIGLLVETYGKSAADGFSHFFEGWIFFVASLGLLCAEMWLLARVGAATSRRPFIELIGPPSDDIRRTASTLAVSPPAGPVSPVPILAGGALLILAALVAPSVAPHEFPPPARQPLLDFPLQLGEWSGVSSVMERQYLDALQLDDYVLADYSAVEKVPVNLYVAYYLSPKKGRSSHSPRQCIPGGGWEISSFEPLMFDQRQDMTKALEVNRLVIQKGGQKQIVYYWFKQRDRWITSEYGVKFYLFWDSLTRHRADGALVRLVSGVNAGETEAIVDARLQTMAGLVTPLLDRYVPD; encoded by the coding sequence ATGTCTCAGACACGACTGCTGGTGGGCATGAGTGCTTGGGTGTTCTGGGGCGTACTGGCCGTTGTGCTGGCAGTGCTGGGCTATCTCTACGCAGACAGCCTGCGAGTCCTGGCGCAGTCCTGGCTGGAAGATGACAATTATAGTCATGGGCCGTTCATTCCACTCATCTCCCTGTACCTGATTTGGCTTCGATGGAATCAGTTGCGCGCGGTCGTGCGACAGGGCGCATGGTGGGGACTCCCGATCGCAGCCGTTGGACTCGTTGTCTATGTCGTCGGCGAGTTTGCCGCCATGCATGCGGTGGTCCAGCTCTCGTTATGGGTTGTGAGCGTGGGATTGCTGACATGTGTCATCGGGCTGTCCGGTATCCGCCTGCTGGCCTTTCCCTTGCTGTACCTTCTCGCCGCCATTCCAATGCCGGAATTTCTGCAGGGGGAATTATCCAATCGTCTCCAGTTATGGTCCTCGGCCTTGGGGATCGGATGTCTCCAATTCATCGGGGTCATGGCCTACCGGGAAGGCAATGTGATCGATCTGGGGCCGATCCAACTGCAAGTCGTCGAGGCCTGCAGCGGGCTCCGGTATCTGTTTCCCCTCACGGCGCTCACGTTGCTCGTGGCCTATCTCTATCGTGAATCGCTCTGGAAACGTGTGCTGCTCGTGCTGTCCAGTATTCCCATCTCGATCCTCCTCAACGGCTTTCGGATCGGTACCATCGGCCTGTTAGTCGAGACCTATGGCAAGAGTGCGGCCGACGGCTTCAGCCATTTCTTCGAGGGCTGGATCTTCTTCGTGGCGAGTTTGGGTCTCCTTTGTGCTGAGATGTGGCTGTTGGCTCGTGTGGGTGCGGCCACATCGCGTCGTCCATTTATCGAATTGATCGGTCCTCCGTCAGATGACATACGCAGAACGGCGTCGACACTTGCCGTGTCCCCCCCGGCTGGTCCTGTGTCTCCGGTTCCCATCCTGGCGGGAGGGGCACTGCTTATTCTGGCGGCCTTGGTTGCTCCATCAGTTGCCCCGCACGAGTTTCCTCCTCCTGCGCGGCAGCCGTTGCTCGACTTTCCCTTGCAGCTCGGCGAATGGTCAGGTGTCTCTTCTGTCATGGAGCGACAGTACCTCGACGCCTTGCAATTGGACGATTACGTGCTCGCGGACTACAGCGCGGTCGAGAAGGTTCCGGTCAATCTGTACGTGGCCTATTATCTCTCACCGAAAAAAGGCCGCTCGTCGCATTCCCCCCGGCAGTGTATTCCCGGCGGGGGCTGGGAGATTTCCTCTTTCGAGCCGCTGATGTTTGATCAACGGCAGGATATGACTAAGGCGTTGGAGGTCAATCGTCTGGTGATTCAGAAGGGCGGACAGAAACAGATTGTGTACTACTGGTTCAAGCAACGTGATCGCTGGATCACCAGCGAATATGGCGTGAAGTTCTATCTCTTTTGGGATTCCTTGACGCGCCACAGGGCAGACGGCGCGCTCGTGCGTCTCGTGTCGGGCGTCAATGCCGGCGAGACCGAGGCCATCGTCGATGCGCGTCTGCAGACCATGGCCGGTCTCGTGACACCGCTGTTAGACCGTTATGTTCCGGATTAA